The genomic region TGGATGATATTTGAAACAACGTGGGCTGCAGTTGTATTCGGAGTGTTTTGGGGTATGATAATATTTTTTCTTGATTGGTATTTAGTCGCTTCACTACGCAAAGAAAAAATGTTTGGAAAGGAGCTTGTTATGGCTTTTCCACGATTAATACTATCAGTACTTATTGCTATTGTTGTTTCAAAACCAATTGAGATGCGATTATTTGAAAAAGAGATTGAAGCAAGAATGGCTCTCTCACAACTAGAACAGCGTCAAGAAGCTGACAGTATACTTAATGCTCAATTTTCGGAAATTGAAAAGTTAGTCAATGCAAATAATTCTCTGCAGAGTAAAATAGATGAACTTAGCCAAAGACGCGACCAATTGTTCTCAATGTATATAGCAGAAGCAGAAGGCACTGGTGGTACTGGTGTAGCTGGGAAAGGTTCTGTATTTAGAGAAAAGAAAGAAGAATATGATAAAGCCGAATCAGAACTTCAGGATGCCAAACTGCGTTTCTTTCCACAAATTGAACAAAACAATGAACGAATAAAATTTTTACAGAGAGAAAGGGACCAACTGTTAACCACCAACCAGATGATTATAACTCGCACAAAAGGTTTCCTTGCGAGGTTTCGCAGTATGAGCTTATTACAGGCAGAAGATCAAAAAGTAGCTGTTGTATCTTATTTTATTCTGTTGT from Bacteroidales bacterium harbors:
- a CDS encoding DUF4407 domain-containing protein, which produces MQQNNHNHNTERDISKGNYLSRFFAWCSGARLYLLKHCPTEINVYLGIGIIVFFTGALAAISGGYAVWMIFETTWAAVVFGVFWGMIIFFLDWYLVASLRKEKMFGKELVMAFPRLILSVLIAIVVSKPIEMRLFEKEIEARMALSQLEQRQEADSILNAQFSEIEKLVNANNSLQSKIDELSQRRDQLFSMYIAEAEGTGGTGVAGKGSVFREKKEEYDKAESELQDAKLRFFPQIEQNNERIKFLQRERDQLLTTNQMIITRTKGFLARFRSMSLLQAEDQKVAVVSYFILLLFILIEISPIFVKLISNRGPYDDLLALEQLRTSAEAKKSYTSIRNHLLRELDLEHEMVQAEMSIHQAASKESVEMLADAQREINAVRIQKWKEYQLGLNSNTTMGDRPILIDFLRKINVEDSEDNTDDSKLEEKN